The Amblyomma americanum isolate KBUSLIRL-KWMA chromosome 5, ASM5285725v1, whole genome shotgun sequence genome window below encodes:
- the LOC144134319 gene encoding neprilysin-1-like, with protein MSSSIPDLKGTIKGLTYSVLFIVAAGFAAFIYVGTMESDDSSSDSVDVEIIGSKGKGRGASSPAGRKGTTPRGTTSRPGHTFSVNTPAPKTTERTSTIHPRPTRHSTQDSTTRRPETLPTPAPYGTELATKLINDSLNWAYKPCDNFYEFVCSRFRGAPSALGKISLNTHNAIKTMLASIEIPSSGQTATEKAAGLFQACINLGSDARNSEAESLRTFLWKLGLDVSNMTSDHNFDITQRITQLSLEYGFPAFVKFTFVKQVHATEKTLEMWINQDDEEWMQKQYKNYDHLKLVRTYINELDIYDPDLDTVPLAQSIIRSEVVVKDFIKDIRRRPPPGYRLTVGQLGSHTRNAATDAHWVWLITHYTEYAFTATDKVLVWENTTGILDLLMDDSRMARGDSRLLLAWSLLRRLLPFSIGQKMMEVATSKHSRQRSPVAEFCYQTVSSVMAVAAAQRYFRTALPPSFLASAKQVSMDVISALKNKINDSDWIQGDAWCMMYDKAENLLLIAGFPDGLSNESLLEAHFADYPEVGSRFFDAYLESHRLLTKQHFSGNVTPNLKIGDADAAYDGSRNAMTIYAGMMQPPVFIHDAPAAVNYGGLGQIAGHELMHAYDVQGMEFDYKVRRVRFNNSRTMQLLTAKVLCLRFAYLKAESHSRARTTDDITDSEGFADFAGIQLAYAAYRSLPYRERQSGLPDIGLTADQTFFVSHCLKWCSTVRGTRRSARDRYWHSRSRCIVPLQNMPQFAEAFSCRRGDFMNPQSRCRFW; from the exons ATGTCCTCAAG CATCCCTGACCTGAAAGGGACGATCAAGGGCCTCACCTACAGCGTGCTTTTCATCGTAGCTGCTGGATTCGCCGCCTTCATCTACGTTGGAACTATGGAGTCTG ATGACAGCTCCAGCGACAGCGTTGACGTCGAGATCATCGGCAGTAAAGGAAAGGGCAGAGGTGCTTCGTCGCCCGCTGGGCGCAAAGGCACCACTCCGCGAGGCACCACTTCTAGACCAGGCCACACATTCT CGGTCAACACGCCGGCACCGAAAACTACCGAAAGAACATCCACCATCCACCCGAGGCCAACCCGCCATAGCACCCAGGACTCCACGACCAGACGTCCCGAGACGCTTCCTACGCCCGCTCCGTACGGCACTGAACTTGCCACAAAGTTGATCAACGATTCGCTCAACTGGGCCTATAAGCCGTGCGACAATTTTTATGAATTTGTGTGCAGTAGGTTCCGAGGGGCTCCGAGTGCTCTGGGGAAG ATAAGCCTGAACACGCACAATGCAATCAAAACCATGCTGGCCTCCATCGAGATCCCGTCAAGTGGTCAGACAGCCACGGAGAAGGCGGCCGGCTTGTTCCAGGCTTGCATCAATCTGGGATCCGACGCAAGGAACTCCGAG GCGGAATCATTGCGAACGTTCCTCTGGAAGCTCGGACTCGACGTCTCCAACATGACCTCCGACCACAACTTTGACATCACGCAACGGATCACGCAGCTTTCTCTGGAATACGGCTTCCCAGCTTTCGTCAAGTTCACCTTCGTGAAACAGGTTCATGCCACCGAGAAGACCTTAGAA ATGTGGATCAACCAAGACGACGAGGAATGGATGCAGAAGCAGTACAAGAATTACGACCACTTGAAGTTGGTGCGAACCTACATAAACGAGCTGGACATTTATGATcctgacctggacactgtgccGCTCGCCCAGAGCATCATCCGTTCGGAGGTGGTCG TCAAGGACTTCATAAAGGATATCCGGCGACGCCCACCCCCAGGCTACCGGTTAACGGTGGGTCAACTTGGAAGCCACACAAGGAATGCCGCTACTGATG CTCACTGGGTGTGGTTGATCACGCACTACACGGAATACGCATTCACGGCTACGGACAAAGTGCTCGTTTGGGAGAACACCACGGGGATCCTGGACCTGCTGATGGACGACAGCCGGATGGCACGCGGAGACTCTCGTCTCCTACTGGCTTGGAGTCTGCTTCGCCGGCTCCTCCCTTTCTCGATCGGCCAGAAGATGATGGAAGTGGCCACGAGCAAGCACAGTCGGCAGCGAAGCCCTGTCGCCGAATTCTGCTACCAGACTGTCTCGAGCGTCATGGCAGTCGCCGCCGCGCAGCGCTACTTTCGCACTG CTCTTCCGCCGAGTTTCCTGGCCTCTGCAAAGCAAGTGTCGATGGACGTGATATCAGCACTGAAGAACAAGATCAACGACTCAGACTGGATACAGGGGGACGCCTGGTGCATGATGTATGACAAGGCCGAGAACCTGTTGCTCATCGCGGGCTTCCCGGACGGACTCAGCAACGAGTCACTATTGGAGGCCCACTTCG CGGACTACCCAGAAGTTGGCTCTCGCTTCTTCGATGCCTATCTGGAGTCGCACCGACTCCTGacaaagcagcacttcagcgggAACGTCACACCGAACCTCAAAATAGGCGACGCCGACGCTGCTTACGATGGAAGCCGAAACGCCATGACCATATACGCCGgaatgatgcagccgccggtattCATTCACGACGCCCCCGCTGCAGTGAACTACGGGGGTCTGGGACAG ATCGCCGGCCACGAATTAATGCACGCCTACGACGTTCAGGGTATGGAATTCGACTACAAGGTTCGCAGGGTCCGCTTCAACAACTCACGGACAATGCAACTGCTCACAGCGAAGGTTCTCTGCCTTCGCTTTGCCTACTTAAAG GCGGAATCGCACTCACGGGCGAGGACGACCGACGACATTACTGATTCGGAGGGCTTCGCAGACTTCGCGGGCATCCAGCTCGCGTACGCCGCCTACCGGAGCCTGCCGTACAGAGAACGCCAGTCGGGCCTGCCGGACATCGGCCTCACCGCCGACCAGACTTTCTTCGTCTCGCACTGTCTCAAGTGGTGCAGCACAGTTAGAGGGACCCGGCGTTCAGCGCGCGATCGCTACTGGCACAGCCGTTCCCGATGCATCGTGCCCCTGCAAAACATGCCGCAGTTCGCCGAGGCGTTCTCCTGCAGACGGGGTGACTTCATGAACCCACAGAGCAGGTGCCGCTTCTGGTAG